Part of the uncultured Anaeromusa sp. genome is shown below.
ATGTTCGGAATAGCTAAACGAGAAAATGGTGAAATTTCACTTGCAATGAAAAGTGAAAGAGAAATAGTGATTGCATTGCGAGCTTTTTTCTATAAGCATTTGCTATATATTGAATTAAAAAATACGTATTTGCAAGAGTTTACATATCAAGATTATTTGGATTCCTTCATAAGCGTATATCAAGATAGTAATATTGCTGAAAAAACAAAAAAAACATATGCATCAAAACTATTAAATTGGTTTGTTCATTTAGGAATGATAGAGGCTAGGAGCAGCTTATCATATGCAATGGTTAATGAGGTTAAAGAAGATTTATTAGTATTTAAGCAGTTGGATAGAAGATCTAGGTGTTTTAGTGGAGAAGGGAATGTTCATAACGTATTTTGGGGTGAAACCTCACCAACAAAATTAGAAAAAGCTTATAATTTGATAAAAAATACACCGACTTCTTATGAAGATATGAAAAATCAAGGATATAGAAATGCAGTTGGAGTGTTGTGGTCATTTGGAGGTATACAGAAAAGGAACAATGTGTATTGTGTCTCTGCTGATATAGAAGATGTATACAAAAATATTGAAAATTCAGATACTATAATTTATGCTAAAGAAGTTTTGAAAAACCAAGCAGATATTTCAGAAAGGGATATGGGGAAGTTACTAGAACAAAAATACTCAAAACAGTGGAAAGATGGATCTCGTCTTAGATATGGAAGTGCTATTAGACGATGGGGGAGATATTTTATGCAACATGAAATATAAAAATAAATTGGGACAACCGGGGCGTCAGACTGTGCGAAAACAAAAAAAGATTAGCCTGGAAAACTAGCCTAGACGCACGGGGACGTTCCCTATTTGACATATTTTAAGAACAATTTGCCATAAGAAGGTATTCTTTATTCGTGAGTGTGTTGGGGTGCTCAAGGCCAGTTGCTCCAATTACGGGTGTTGTCGTATGAGGATTCTGCGTCGGAAGCAAAGAGCTGGTTTCTTTGCTTCCGATTTTTACTTGGTCATGTTAAAGTGAAAGAAAAACGGCCTGGTTTTAGCATGGGGAAATACTTTGTTTTTGCGTGTGAAAAATGGTGAATTGAACTTGCGTGATTCGAAACGAGAAATCGATAATTATGTTCAGACGCACTTGATTTTGAATAAAGAGATTGCCAAATGCGTCAATGACGCATAAAATAGAAGTATGAAGAAGATGATAACTGTTGTTGAGACGAAAGCCTATTTGAATATCATTAATGGAATTTGGAGCGAAGAGGAACGCAGCGAGTTTTTAACTTATATTGCTGGAAATTACACGCAAGGTGATATAATTCAAGGTACTAACGGTTTGCGGAAAATTCGTTGGAGTCGCTCCGGGATGGGCAAACGAGGTGGCATTCGCGTTATATATTATTACTACGACGAAACCGCTCAGATATTTTTGCTTGCGGCATATGCAAAAAGTTCTCAAGGTAACCTAACTTCCCAGGATAAACAGGTTCTTTCAGTATTTGCGGAACAACTTAAGAAAAGAATTAAGAGCAGAAGGAGGGATTAGCATGAAAACGAAGAAAATGAGTCCTCTTGCTGTAGCTATTGCAGAAGGGCTGCAGGAGGCAATCAGCTATACTACGGATGAAAAAGTAACTGGCGTTAATGTGGTTGAAGTAGAAGTACCGGATGTTAAAGAAATACGACTTAAACTTAATATGACACAAGAACAGTTTTCCTCTACTTTTTGCATACCTTCTGGCACTGTGAAAGGTTGGGAGCAAAAGCGAAGGGGCATGGATGCTACTTCAGCCGCCTTTTTGCGTGTAATTGAAAAATACCCGGAGCAGGTTAAGGATGCATTGCGTTCGACACTAGCACAAGCATAAAAAGCAGGAGTTGCTTCCTGCTTTTTTATATAACAGCGTAAAAGCTTGGGATAAAGGGGACGTTCCTTTTTTGTCACCATTGCTAAAGAGGCTGCCCATAATCACCCAGCAACCTTGTTGCTTGCCGTACGTAACTGTACTGCCTGTGCGCGCTTCCTCGCAGCTGCCTAGTATCTGGGCAATTCTGAGCGACCTCGGAGAAAATGTATAAGAAAAAATACGAAGACACCAAATTTTTGGAGATAGTTTTTGCTATTTGCAGGAATTTGGTGTTTTATGTAAAAAGCTATTTATGGGCAATTTTTGAAAAAATGTGCCGACGGAATGTTGAGAGGAGTGGCAGTTTCGTCGCTTGACCCGATAGGGAGAATAGCTAAAAGGAGAGAAAAATGGCAGTTGTAAAATGCACAAAATGTGGAAAAGTGTTTAATACAGAGGGAGCAATACTGAAACCGATAGGCGATGGTGGATATTTAGAATGTTGTCCAAAATGCGGGAGCACGAGTGTATATTGTACGGACGGTTTCCAAAACGACGATGATAGAAGATGGGAAGGGTATTAGGAACGAGGTACAGTCAACCTAGTCCGGCAACAGAAGCATAGGGATGATTCTGCTGCTTCCGTTTGCCTGGTAACGGCTCAGTGAGGCCCACATTGGTCACCCAGCAACGTTGTTGCTCCTCGGTTCGCCTTGCATCTGGGAAATTCTGAGCGGCCTCGGGGCAACGTATAAGAATAAATACGGAAATGCAAAAAATAAAGAACATCCCCATTGTCCAATTTTCAGAGAGCAGGAGACATACATATAGCCAGTAATTTTTTAGCAAAATAAACTTATGCGACAAGGGGAAAGTCTATGAACATGTACAAATATTTTCCGTTCATGTTATTCATCAGTTTTTGGTTACTCGTGACTCCGGTTAGCGCTCAGA
Proteins encoded:
- a CDS encoding type II toxin-antitoxin system RelE/ParE family toxin, with the translated sequence MITVVETKAYLNIINGIWSEEERSEFLTYIAGNYTQGDIIQGTNGLRKIRWSRSGMGKRGGIRVIYYYYDETAQIFLLAAYAKSSQGNLTSQDKQVLSVFAEQLKKRIKSRRRD